The stretch of DNA AGTACATTGCCAGGAGAAGGTTCGTGAACATTCCAGAAGACATAAGTATCGATTACATCCAATCCCCCATCCTTCGCCTTCTGAATAAGATCCTCCCACATCTAAACACAGAAGCAAATGTGAGTAAAACTCTCAAACGATTGCACGATAAATTCAACAATATAAGAACTACATACTTCAGGAGTGCTTCTAGGGTAGTGAATGGAGCCAGAAATGAGAATTCGCCGTTGGCCATTGATGAGAATAGCCTTCCTATCATAAGTCACACTACAATGT from Cucurbita pepo subsp. pepo cultivar mu-cu-16 unplaced genomic scaffold, ASM280686v2 Cp4.1_scaffold002884, whole genome shotgun sequence encodes:
- the LOC111786814 gene encoding beta-galactosidase 5-like codes for the protein MEAFSVSRLLFFIFIAAFGGFRSTHCSVTYDRKAILINGQRRILISGSIHYPRSTPEMWEDLIQKAKDGGLDVIDTYVFWNVHEPSP